cttttcacgaaaagctcttttcatgaacagttgtttgtagttacttgttattgataaaattacccttcttatttccacaaaatgtgcttcaattttaacattatttttatttttagaacataattatcgaaaaacaaggttttattgtgttcaataaatttttttattttttatttaaattatttttattaatttgtataatatattttttattttagaatttgtcatttttagaacatcatttgttgtcacaccaaacatgcccttaataaacctatatattaattgatttatggaaggacctaatacactcatatataaaagataaaggactcaatgtgtctaaatgaaagatcgagggcttaatgcaccaaatggtgaaagatcaggggctcaatgtgtctaaataaaagatcgagggcttaatgcaccaaacaatgaaagatcaggggcctcaggatgctttttgcctatataatataaaacagtaacaatggagctgaggtgtcactttctccttttttatatcattaattataattattaattatatttttgttaatatttatatattaagatgaatccgtgcatcgcacgggtcaaaaactagttctcttattaaaaaaataaaataaaagaaaagcagtTCTAGTTTTTAAACAAAACCTACCATTATGGAGTTTTGTGGGGGAAATAGTTCAATCTAAATTATTGtcattatataattttttaatataggaATATAGCTTCGTAGTATGAGAAAAATACTAAATTCTCTTTAAGTGGGGCTTTCTGTCTTTTCCTCTAATTATGAGATAATGTCAATTATATGAATTATCACAGACATCAGGATTGACTATGTACATATGCATTTAAACCGTGTATTTTTGGTataatacaaaactatgcacTTTAATTTATTATGTCACTTCGAGTAATTTTACAGAATAATATCTTCGGccaatcaaaatcgttttgaatacCACTATATGGACATTGTTAGtggaaagaaaatatatatatatgtatcatGAATTAATTGGTTAGAAGTGTTACTTCAAAAGTACTCTAAAATTTTTCTGTTATTTCTCGCATACTACATATttaaacttatcaaattaataaataataatgctggaatttcaaaattaaTGATAGATTTAAGTTACGAAAACAACGGTAAAAAGTGATACATTTAGATACATGATTATGTATTGACTATACcttatatttaatttgtttacaTGAGAAAAGTTATGACTCGATTAGAAATTTGATTAGGACAACATTAAATTTTCATAATGAGAGAATCATAGTGAACTTTgtaataaactaaaaaatttgattgatgTTGTTGTAAATCCATTAAATGAAATAAATCCATTTCTGAGACGGCAAATGCTTGATAATTACAACAGGATCGCGACAGACTTcagaaattagatttttttattcACTTATTTTCTACACTGAAATCAACGCAAAATGAAAGCTAAAAACAAGAATAATGTtaagaaacaaaaattaaaaaaaaaaacatgaattaacaaaaaaaaaaaaaaaaattcaatttaagtttttgttttgttatcTTGTGGTGCACGATACGTACGCGCacctttgaattttataaaCTATAACCCGTGTGTCAGCAGATCTGGACTTGCGGGTCGGCTCCACGGTGGTGCCGGAACACCGTCGAACACTCCGGTAACTCCCCAAGATCAGCAAAGAGTGACTCATCCTCTTCTCTCATAGGAAAAAACAACCCCGCCTCCGCCTCTGCTTCCGCCGTGCTCCTGTCGTCGGCAAAAATGGGGCTTTCGAGAATGGTGGAGGAGGTGGTTTCCATTTCTCCGAACCAGCTAAATTCATCTCTACTTATAAGTGATTCATCTCCAAGATCAGTGAACTTCTCTTCGTGTTCGGGTGTGGGTGCAGGTTCGGGTTCCGGGTTTTCTTGAATCCGAGGTGGTGTGGAGATTTCGGGTTTGGGTGTAGTAGTAGTAGTGTTGGATTTGGTGGAGGCGTTGTTGTGGTGGTGATGATGGTGGTGGGATTTTGAAGGCGGTGGCCAAGGGTGGTTGTGCTCACATGAATAAGTAACTACTAACATAGACGGGTCGACCCGACTCCTCTCTACTTGTTTTCTCGCCGGACAACCCTTTGAACTACTACACCTGTAATATCCTCTGTAAAATACACAACCAAAGGATCTAATCAGCGTTTTCTATGCACGGAGATTTAGAAAAAGATAAATTCTATTATCCCGATAATTAGTGACGAATTCATGATTCATTAAAAGTGTTCCAAGAAGTTTTGAACATCCATAAAAAATGCTTATGAAAATattatatatcattttgaaatttctttagcACCCAAAAAAGTATGAATTAAATATGCATGTATCATGAGTTGGTTAGAGTGTGTGGCTGTTAACGACGGAGGTTCTAATGAAGTGAATGTGTGCATGAATTGTTGTTGATACGGACATAAATTAATGATTGTTAGTGTTACCTAGGATAAGGGGAACCTTTGATGGGTTTCTGGCCATACTTCCTCCAAGCCCAAGAATCGGACGGCGGAGGAGCAGTCTCGCCCTTGAGCCGTGCGCCTTCGACGTCCTTGAGCGGCACTGAGATTACTCTTTTCTGAATTGCCCGTTTGCTgataaattcaaattttcacAATCAATTAACAAAAAAGATGCAAACTTTTTTCTATGATGAATTGAAGAAAAAATACCTTCGTTTAGGGGAAGTGGAAGTAGAAGAAGTGattttgaagtcgttaaggAAGGTAGAAGGGGGAGAATCAGGACCACTTTCAGTATTATTATCATAATTATTATTGTGATGTTGATCGTGAATGTTGTGGAATTTTCTTCCTTCCATAATTAATGAATTAGATAGGAGGGCCTTCATGGAAATTCCGATAACTGATGATCGCCGTTGATTATGGTTGCCGGCGGAGATTACAAttggaagagagagagagagatgtgaAAGTTAGAGGGAAAAGGAAAAGGGAGAAGGTGAAGTAGGAGGAAGAAGGTAGTTTAAAAAAAAGGCCGCCATGTTGACAGATGAGCTTTTCTTATTTGTTTATAGAGGACGTGCAAGCTAATGTGTATATCAATTTAATTccaactttttttaatattttccaTTTTTGAAAACGAcccccctttttttttattaagaaataaGATAAGGTCTAAAAAGGATCTTATAATGTTACCAGTAAAAAACTATTCTATTCTCTTCCATTTTGCAGCGGCGGCTTATTTCTTCACCAAATTCATCAATCGATTGTTGTTATTAATTGAGTATTCTTCTCTTTCGAGTTGTAGTTTTTATTTGAGGAGGAAAAATGAAGATTCATTTTTCCTTCTTGCAcagttctattttttttcttcttcttttctttgttctataatttttttgtttttggatTTCATATATTTACCGGATCTTTTAATCCGTTTGAATTGCATCCGTTATTTATTATCTTTTTCATTTGTAATGTTTTCTgatttagcaagagcagaaATGATAAATCTTATATGTAGATCACTGCATCTACATGGTTGCAAAGGAAAGGACTTCGATCCGAAAATTCGGAAGAGTttaaatgatgaagattggatTCTAGATGCTTCTCTGCGAATTTGAAGTTTCAAGAAATATATGTATCTGTTTATGTTATTAGTACCTTTAATTGTTTGTTTTGCTCTTTATAATCATTTTCTTACCTATATGGATTTTGTATTAGGCATAGCCTtgtgtaaggttttattccttacttttCTTGTTGTAGTTGCAATTTTCTTATAATGAAATGATGTActtattttcaaaaactatTCTATTTATTAATATCTAAATGGTACAATTAAAAAGATAATATTGAAAAACTTGAATTAATTTTagacatttttaaaaaatagaaatatttttattttcatgatttgCTTTGCACGATTTGCAAATCATCAGTTTGTCCaaacattttttataatttcaaaataattttagagATGCAATACatacaaaaagtaaaaaaaaaatcttggtTTGCTCTGTTTATAAGTAAATGTTtctgatttaaaagtttgtaaatagaAATCCGTGGTATGTTTTTTATAGAGAAGTCCACATGTtttattcacaaaaaaaaaaaagtatttcgAATTAAACTGTTATTATTACATATCAATAAAACACAActttctatgtttttttttactaatttgacagtttataaactaaattaatatttaaactCATTTTACATGGCTGCAATTCGATTTTGAGGTCTGTGTtttgttaatatataaatgtaatttaaaataaaaataaaaatgctcTTGATTATTAGAACTTAACAGTGTAATTTCAGATACTTAATATGATAAACcatatgcattttttttttgtatttttcccaTTTTTTTAAGACGTGCAAAacattatataattttttaatttttatttatggtCCCATTTGGTTTATCTGTTGTTTGTTGTCGCAGAGATtctctgtttttgtaaaaagctaATTTTCATGTATGAAACGACAAACACCAactcctaaccaaacacttacaACTTTTCAacatgaaaaggcaaacatgaagTGAAAATGAAGTAAACAAACACCATATATGTGTTCTTATAACCTATTTCTAATGAGAGATAATATAACATATATGGACATTGAAGATAATAAAATTCGTAACTCTAAATACGACTTCATTAATAAAGTCTAAAATTTATTCAACTTACCAATGTTAGACTCtgaattatataatttataacgtTAAGAATAATTGCTCTTAACTAATAACAATGGGGACATTTTTGTACCATATCACTAAaaagttttaataataaaaaagcttAATACATACACGAGGCCTCCTAAACTTATCCTAAAAACCGATTAACCACATATGAATTTATAAGTGTCTCATTAGTTTTGATATtgcttaaaatgatataattaattCTCAAAGTTCACGCATAAGAACAAGAGAGGAATTTGacaaattcaaatatatatcaCGTTAAACAATTGTTGAGAGAGACAATATATCTATGTAATTCATGTGGCCGATATAAGTAAATTTAAGTAAGTTAATGAGACTAACGAGATACTTAATAAATTTAAGGagtcaatcaatttttttaaacgaGATTCCTATGTATTAagcttaataaaaaaatgatgttCTAGTTATCTTGACTCTTGAGCTAGGCTACGGATTGGggttgttaattaattaaaactcttAATACAGTTCATATCTCTCTCTACATATAATACAAACCTAATCCCTCttttttatattgtttttgTAAGGGTTTTCTATAATTATACAAATATCATGAGTTATCACTATATTTGATTGGTAATTATATTTATGGACAGTTTCTATCAAATTAAggtatgaaaaagaaaaattgggtttaaattatataaatggtAAAAGTTTCTAAAAGAACTAGTCTAGTTCTACAGGCAGTATCAAGTTATAAACGGAGAAACCAatgcaaaaaataaataaaagtttattGATCTGAGTACTTGCACATGATTTTTTGCTTCATTAAGGGATAAAAAGATATGATAAGGTATCCACTTCCTTAATTTAGATTAATTAATGTTACATCCCATTAAATATTATATAGTTTGGTAATAaattaatgtttttatttttttgatgatCTCATCAATTTGGCCTTGTTTTTCTCTTCATTCAATGGCAATCACCTTCTCCCATCGACTcttcttaatttgttaattaaatagtttctatattttttggataattaaataatttctaTATTAATAATTGGGAAAAGTCCAAAAACCTATCCAAATCTCCTTTGTTAATTAAATGGAATTGTAGCTTTTATTtatgaaatttttcaaaaaccATTTTGGAATTGTTTAAGTTTTTTCTTGTGCttgaaaatttaattaaaatgcgTTGATTTCACATACATGTATATCATATTGTCGGCAACTATATGAAAATCGTCGGTTTATTTCTCACTAGTAAATTCTCCCTAATTTCCTTTTCAATTATTAATTCACATAAATTTATCACTATCACttctttaataataatattgttattatttaatatatatagaatATTATTTGTGTATGTATATTAGGAAAATTTTGAAAGGCCAAACACATCATGCAGCATATATCAATTTTTACATCCTAAGGTTGCCAGATCATTCTTTCTATTTGGAAAAACAAAGAGTATTGTTAGTTTTCATCTATAATCATATTAAactcataaaaatttatttaaaaaaaaattgttttattcaTTGCAAGATAGTATATTtccacaaaaaataaataaattacaatttATAAGTATATGAGAAGAGTTTGTGAAAGATAATTTTTAATCTCTAAGTAGGGCCGGCTTACCTTCTAGGCAGCCAAGGCCACCGTCTAGGGCCCCTAAAACATGAGGGTCTCATATATATTTTAGTTTGATAGAATCtgggaaaaaaatatatcatattatGTTACAGATtaaccaataaaaaaaagaaaagaaatggaagtatgaaaaagtaaaaatcaaataaaacaaattaatggtCACCCCATCTTTCTATCCAAATCCAATATATTCTATCCAaatccaaatatatatattaccgtttaggtgccttctatggttactttgtttttgacaaagtatcaTTACTTGgtatgttttcaccattggatgatggagtataaaattaatccaatggtgaaaacatacaaagtaagacttactttgtaaaaaacaaagtaaacataaccTTTACCTACCGTTTATAATAAACTGCAACatcaatcatttttttttaactcaAACAATATagaaaatagctatatatatatatatactgatGTAACTTGTAGATTACAAActttttctattaaatttctttACGATTTCTCATctatttacaaaaataaaattttaattcacAACTAGTCTTGATTAATTTTCATACACCAGtgatcttcatccaaataaaaCGTCTACAAACAATACGTACAAAATTACATGTCATCTTGgtaatttattttatactttgttttaatttttgggTTTAATTTGGTTTGGTATATTGCTTAAAAATTATTTGTCTTCTATTATGTCTCAAAAAAGATTAAATGAATTagctttattatttattaaaaatgggATAAGAAAAGATattgaatataaaaatttaattagtaGTTTTGCATCTCAAAAAACTAGAGCAGTTTTtagataaatattaaatttttattttatatgaatatataatttttttcaattctaaGGTATTTCTACGTCAAAGAAAAGAGtattgcatatatatatatatatatatatatatatatatatatatatatatatatatatatatatatatatatgtttacaattttacttatatataagGGGTCTACATTTCGTATCTCGCCTAGGGCCTCGAATAGTTTCGAGCCGGCCCTGTCTCTAAGGGACGGGTAATGAACCCGGATCTATCAATAAATATACAACGGATATAGACTTACACCTTGTAACGTAGATCCGTTAATTTGCAGCGGAAGAAACACGAACCGTGACTCCGTATCACTGATTTAGATGAAAGCTACACTAGAGGAACATTCACAGTAGGTTCATGAACCAAGAACAACGAGACCAAGGAAGAGGGATGAGGCTTGTGTGAGGGAGAGAAGAGAGTAATTGCCTTTTGTAGTCTTAGCAATATTTGTTGTGTTTCTGTATCCTCTTCGATTAGGTTTAGCCTCCCCTAATTATCTATTTATAACTAGGCTAAACCCTAACCCCTAACTCATAAGGTTACAGGTGGACTAAGGCCCATTTGGTCCATTAATTCTTACATCTCCCACTCGCACGTAATGGAAACATACTCCATTACTCCATCTCGTTCATACTTGCAAATAGTTCGTGCGACTGACATACAATCAAGAACTCAAACGTTGTATACTCATTGGAGATATACAACCTCTCGCATTGCATGTGTAAATAAAAAAGAGCATGCTTTATCCTAGACTTCATATCACATCCACTGTAACCATTATCATCTCAACAGTTATATATTTTCACAAATGTGCACAAACGCACAACTATCCGTATTTGTGAAACATAAAACCTTAAAATGTGAACTTAATAAGTCTTTTCCTCTTACTACCTTCTTTCCATAGTAATTCAATTTGTTTGCCAAGTTGGCCCATTTTCTAGTTGAATTAGCATGTAGCTCTTAAGAGCATCCTTCTAAAGTAGCCAAAGTGAATAGTTAAGGGTATCAAGGACAACGTTTCGAGAAACACATGATTTCACGAAGTGAGTCTCACTGATGTGCTGCAGTCTGTGCTAATTTATTATTGTCCAGGGTTGTGATAATTATTGAATTCGTAGCATTTGGGTTTTAAAAGTAGGcttattatgattattatttctTAGGAGGCCTAATTCACGCTCTCTACCATTTTGGACAACAAGACAACGTTTTTTgagtaaaagagagaaaaacttGGGCAGTAAGAAGCACAAGGAGAGGCAAGGAAGTAATTCATGATTTTAATAGGTTTTGGTAGCGTTATCTAGGACTGCCACCTGTTATCTTTGTACCTTTTTCAGCTTTATCTCTTTTGCTTTTGAATATTTCAGTATTTTTCCATCTTTACTTTAGGGTTAAGTTTCATTTTTAGAAGCATATATAAGGAGAATGTTTTTTTAATCCAAACAGATCATTTTTAGATCACTTTTATCAATACATTTATGCCATTGTTGAATGTGAGAGCTTTTAGCTCCtttccatctttattttttttgttatgagCTTGTGCATCCGACTTATTCTTCTTAATCTCGCCATTATAAAGAGTTAGTAGATCATCCATAATAGATTAAGTGTAAGAAAGGTAGAGCTAGGTAAGACTCGTCTGTTTAGTATTCATTTATTTAGCGTTTTTAGACATGTGCTTATAGTTCGTGCTAATGGCCATAACACTATGTGCTTTTCGATTATTGCTTTGAGAAGAGGATACTTGATCTAGAGTAAGATCAGAAATTTGGGAAGAGTAACTGTCATTGCTTCCAACCACTCATATTGTTCTTTGATCTCCTCAAGATCTTCTTCGGTAAGGGATCCTAGGATTAACTTCCTTAGGTTTTTTTTATCACCTCTACGTCTTCAGAAGGTGGGTTTTGAGATTGGGATCGACAGACTTTGTTAGTAGCAGCTTTAGGAGTCATGAAGAAaagagaaattacaaaaaagatgaagaagagagAAATTACAGAAAAGATGAAGAAATAAGGGGTATAAAGAAACTTACGAGTTTGCTAGAAAAATTGCAGAGGTAGAAGAAGAAATGACGTCTGTAGTTGTACTACAATTTATAGAAGAAAGGGAGAAATGAAGAGTTTCGAATTCATCTAAAGCACTTATTATTGAGAGGTAATAAACACTTTAGGAGGAAAACAACGCATTAATTGGGAAGTTATAAAAAACATCATTATTGTCAGAAGTAATGATGACATCAAAATGACCGAACAAGCCCTAAAGGGCATTTCAAAAAAGACTTGTTATTTTGGGGGGCTCCTGATATGGTACGAAATAATGTAATGGGCTTAAGCAAGTAAGCCCAGACTCATTGTTTCATATATCTGGCCAGCCCATACAACTAGGAAGGgtcttttcaaaattaataacAGGAAAGGAGCTTCGGACTATAAAAAACACGCTCAAATCATTTTATTGTGGAAATATAGATTCCGAACTAATGACAAGCTGATACGTGTGCAATGGCACAAAcactaatgtaaataaatgtttATAAACACATAAATCAGGAATTAGGTATACAACTTTATCCTAACTACTTTCACTAAATAACTTTCAAATTACGTATTCCTCATActaacttaggcatcggagAGGGTTCGCCGGTCTCCAACCTCTATCTcactgttttcttttttttcaggTGACTTAAAGCTCATTGTCAGAAAGTAAATATCTCGATATCACGTCCATTTGTCCTAAATCGACAACCCAGACTACACAAACATGCAAGGGCTTTTTAATCGAAAAGCACAAACTAGATCTCAAACAAAGGGCTTTCAATGCTACTATTGATTATACCATTATCAACCCTAAACAGTTGCTGAGGAAAATAAACACTCTCATTGGCGATAAGGAATTGATGATGAATATAATTCACTAATTACTAATGGAACATGCTAAGATCTATTGTTTCATTTATTACGATGATCTAACTGTTACAGGTAAcatttctttcctttccttcaATGTTTTATTAAAAAACATCAGAAATAGTTTGTTCTTTCACAACCTTGGTAACCTGTCCCATTATCTTGCTTACAAGTCTTGAAGAATGCAATTGGTAGGCATCTGGAAAttgatttcaatttttttttttctgagatTATGTAATTTCTCGTAGACGGTTGATTGTTCGTTTTGTTTTGTGTGTTCAGAGAATCAGATTGCATGTCTATCAAGAATTATACGAACTAATGAGTCAATTCATGAAACagcatatttatttttgtgAACATGTTTATAATCCGAACTTGTTGAATATAAATCCTAATTCATTTAATTTGCAAACTACACTAATTCTATTATCATGTTATGCCAATTTTGACAGCACAATCAATAGTTTGGAAGTTGAGCTTTCTGTCCAAGAAATCAAAATAgagtataaaagaaaaaaggtaATGAAATAAAGGTGAATTGATCTAGATGGGTATATGAGAGACAATAATAAAATTCTTAGAAATATGGCATGATTCTAGATAGATATTATAAAAAGTGGAATCATATCCTTAATTGACGAAGTCAGTCAGTTATTGCTATTTTCTTTTGTAAAAATGCTGGTAATTGGCCAATTATGATAACATATTATATACTATTAATTGAAGAAGAATCtacattatattattaatttaaagcCTGAAGTAATGTGACAATGACAAATTCTCTACTCCTATTGATAATTGATAATTAAACTCATAAATAAAGATTTTAAATCTCTGACTTTCCATTAACAACGCCAACTTTTATGCTCTCTCATCCTATTCTTTATTCATTTACAACAACTCTATTTGCAAGGAACAGAAACTTCCTCATGCTTTCCTCTCTTACTAtataactatatttttttttggtaagaaagatCATATTAAGTCATTGGTGATTATAATTTCATTTACGTTTTCAGAGTTTtaggtgccttctatgcttactttgtttttgacaaagtaagcgttacttggtgtgttttcaccattggatgatggattcgaaaattaatccaatagtgaaaacacacaaagtaacgcttattttgttaaaaacaaagtaagcatagcctttacccaGAGTTTTAATAGTTCGAAAGTATGAATATGATAATAgagaaattactaaaatattatttgaaACCGTATGAAATACAATGTCAGATACAGATAAAATgagtaagtttttttttttttaattaaatgaatTAGATGTAGctaattaatttgataagtaGAGAAATGTGAcaacaataaataaatacttacaAATCTGAGTTCACCAAAATTGAAATCAACTTAATAATATGTAATTATGAATCCTTTTCCCAAGCTAAgcatactaaaaaaataaaaataaaaaagtgccAGCATATGCTTTCTCTGCAAGACATAATGACATTTAATGTTTGAATTCTTATTTTAtgctaaattaataaaatatgaaaGTATAGAGAGGTATGGATCAAATTAGATTAGATATTGAAATGTCATTACAGGCAACCTCTGATCCCAAGTAGATAGATGGAATGTAGTTGATCACATGTTGATCCATGTAATATGGGACAACAAACTATCAAATCATAACATTGCAGATGCCAATTTAATTTCACCCATCTCCATCTTTTATGTGCACTCAGATTTGTTTCCAatcattagtttttttttttttttataattaacataGTAAATTatatggtaaataatttattagtcccctccCTTTTATctaatacactgtttagtccatctattttaaaaaacacattttaaggtcttTATTTTGTGTCATTATTATCCCTCTGGTCtttctgtctatttttttagatttttaaccgttatatttggcatTAACAGACAgatagaaaataacagagtaacatggtcattttGTGTTGTACTATGGATGTCGTGAAAGTTAATaaatgttcggttaaaaataaaaaaaaatatagacaaaaggaccaaagagttaatatagacaaaaaaaaaaataaggatcttaaaatgtgtttttcaaaatagaaggactaaaaaATGTATTAGATAAAAAgaaggggactaataaattatatatcggtaccttctatggttactttgtttttgacaaagtaaaccttactttgtttttttcaccattaaATGATGGAgtgtaaaattcatccaatgatgaaaacacataaagtaaggcttactttgttaaaaacaaagtaaacatagccAAACCCTAACCGACCAGAGttattagaatatttttaatttacttttttcttGGTGTTTATCTCTTTCTAATGTTATTCTTTTCTCTCCTTATAACTTCATGTAA
The sequence above is drawn from the Euphorbia lathyris chromosome 6, ddEupLath1.1, whole genome shotgun sequence genome and encodes:
- the LOC136231963 gene encoding probable WRKY transcription factor 65; the encoded protein is MKALLSNSLIMEGRKFHNIHDQHHNNNYDNNTESGPDSPPSTFLNDFKITSSTSTSPKRSKRAIQKRVISVPLKDVEGARLKGETAPPPSDSWAWRKYGQKPIKGSPYPRGYYRCSSSKGCPARKQVERSRVDPSMLVVTYSCEHNHPWPPPSKSHHHHHHHNNASTKSNTTTTTPKPEISTPPRIQENPEPEPAPTPEHEEKFTDLGDESLISRDEFSWFGEMETTSSTILESPIFADDRSTAEAEAEAGLFFPMREEDESLFADLGELPECSTVFRHHRGADPQVQIC